A region from the Lemur catta isolate mLemCat1 chromosome 7, mLemCat1.pri, whole genome shotgun sequence genome encodes:
- the LOC123641550 gene encoding olfactory receptor 51I2-like: MLPPQSHVNISFFQPPAFLMIGIPGLEAFHGWISIPFSSMYTVALTGNCLILLAVRRTPSLHQPMYYFLSMLALTDVGLTLSTLPTTLAVLWFDRRLIGFNTCLVQMFFLHSISVVESSVLLAMSFDRFVAISNPLRYAAVLTNNVIIRIGMAIMARATLCLFPLPFLIKRLNFCPGNNSLSHSFCFHPDVMRPACADITINVRYGLFVVLSTGAIDSLLIILSYTLILHTVMGLASPRERVRALNTCVSHILAVFVFLIPGITMSMIHRFGRHLPHIAHALVAYVYLVVPPVLNPIIYSVKSKPIREAMLRVLKGNEKG, from the coding sequence ATGCTCCCTCCCCAATCCCATGTCAACATCTCCTTCTTCCAGCCCCCTGCTTTCCTCATGATTGGCATCCCAGGGCTGGAGGCCTTCCATGGCTGGAtctccatccccttctcctccaTGTACACTGTGGCCCTCACTGGGAACTGCCTGATCCTCCTGGCTGTGAGGAGGACCCCCAGCCTGCACCAGCCCATGTACTACTTCCTGTCCATGCTGGCCCTCACCGACGTGGGCCTCACCTTGTCCACACTGCCCACCACCCTGGCTGTGCTCTGGTTTGACCGTCGGCTCATCGGCTTCAACACCTGCCTGGTCCAGATGTTCTTCCTGCACTCCATCTCTGTGGTGGAGTCCTCAGTGCTCCTGGCTATGTCATTTGACCGCTTTGTGGCCATCTCCAATCCCTTGCGCTATGCAGCTGTCCTCACAAATAATGTCATCATCAGGATTGGGATGGCCATCATGGCCCGTGCTACCTTGTGCCTCTTCCCTTTGCCATTTTTGATTAAGCGTCTAAACTTCTGCCCTGGAAATAACTCCCTGTCCCATTCTTTCTGTTTCCATCCTGATGTGATGAGACCGGCCTGTGCTGACATCACCATCAATGTACGCTACGGGCTCTTTGTGGTTCTGTCCACAGGTGCCATAGACTCTCTGCTCATAATTCTGTCCTATACTCTCATCTTGCACACAGTCATGGGCCTGGCCTCTCCCAGGGAGCGAGTCCGGGCCCTCAACACCTGTGTTTCTCACATTCTGGCTGTATTTGTCTTCCTTATTCCAGGTATCACCATGTCTATGATCCACCGTTTTGGAAGACACCTGCCCCATATTGCTCATGCTCTTGTTGCCTATGTGTACCTGGTGGTGCCTCCTGTGCTCAACCCCATCATCTACAGTGTGAAATCCAAGCCCATCAGGGAGGCCATGCTCAGGGTGCTGAAAGGGAATGAGAAAGGCTGA